One part of the Pseudomonas sp. MYb118 genome encodes these proteins:
- a CDS encoding 3-keto-5-aminohexanoate cleavage protein has protein sequence MNHDVIITCALTGAGDTTAKSPHVPVTPKQIAAAAVEAAKAGATVVHCHVRNPETGKFSRDVALYREVMERIREADVDIIVNLTAGMGGDLEIGAGENPMEFGPNTDLVGPLTRLAHVEELLPEICTLDCGTLNFGDGDTIYVSTPAQLRAGAKRIQELGVKAELEIFDTGHLWFAKQMMKEGLLDNPLFQLCLGIPWGAPADTTTMKAMVDNLPPDAVWAGFGIGRMQMPMAAQAVLLGGNVRVGLEDNIWLDKGVLATNGQLVERASEILSRMGARVLTPAEGRKKMGLKQRG, from the coding sequence TGCCGGTCACCCCGAAACAGATCGCCGCCGCCGCCGTGGAAGCCGCCAAGGCCGGCGCCACCGTGGTGCACTGCCACGTGCGCAACCCCGAAACCGGCAAGTTCAGCCGCGACGTGGCGCTGTACCGCGAAGTCATGGAGCGCATTCGCGAGGCCGACGTCGACATCATCGTCAACCTGACGGCCGGCATGGGCGGCGACCTGGAAATCGGCGCCGGGGAAAACCCCATGGAATTCGGCCCCAACACCGACTTGGTCGGCCCGTTGACCCGCCTGGCCCACGTCGAGGAACTGCTGCCGGAAATCTGCACCCTCGATTGCGGCACCCTGAACTTCGGCGATGGCGACACCATTTACGTCTCGACCCCGGCGCAACTGCGTGCCGGCGCCAAGCGCATCCAGGAGCTGGGGGTGAAGGCTGAGCTGGAGATCTTCGACACCGGCCACCTGTGGTTCGCCAAGCAGATGATGAAAGAAGGCCTGCTCGACAACCCGCTGTTCCAGCTGTGCCTGGGCATCCCGTGGGGCGCCCCCGCGGACACCACCACCATGAAGGCCATGGTCGATAACCTGCCGCCAGACGCGGTCTGGGCCGGCTTCGGCATCGGTCGCATGCAGATGCCGATGGCGGCGCAGGCGGTGCTGCTGGGCGGCAACGTGCGGGTCGGCCTGGAAGACAACATCTGGCTGGACAAGGGCGTGCTGGCCACCAACGGCCAACTGGTGGAACGCGCCAGCGAAATCCTCAGCCGCATGGGCGCCCGCGTCCTGACCCCGGCCGAGGGCCGCAAGAAGATGGGGCTCAAGCAGCGCGGCTAA
- a CDS encoding L-carnitine dehydrogenase, which produces MSFITNIKTFAALGSGVIGSGWVSRALAHGLDVVAWDPAPGAEAALRKRVANAWGALEKQGLAPGASQDRLRFVATIEECVRDADFIQESAPERLELKLDLHSKISAAAKPNALIGSSTSGLLPSEFYESATHPERCVVGHPFNPVYLLPLVEVVGGKNTAPEAVQAAMQVYESLGMRPLHVRKEVPGFIADRLLEALWREALHLVNDGVATTGEIDDAIRFGAGLRWSFMGTFLTYTLAGGDAGMRHFMAQFGPALQLPWTYLPAPELTEKLIDDVVDGTSEQLGSHSISALERYRDDCLMAVLEAVKATKAKHGMSFSE; this is translated from the coding sequence ATGAGCTTCATCACCAACATCAAAACCTTCGCCGCCCTCGGCAGCGGTGTCATCGGTAGCGGCTGGGTGTCCCGCGCCCTCGCCCACGGCCTGGACGTCGTCGCCTGGGACCCGGCGCCCGGCGCCGAAGCAGCCTTGCGCAAGCGCGTGGCCAACGCCTGGGGCGCTCTGGAGAAACAAGGCCTGGCGCCCGGCGCTTCGCAGGATCGCCTGCGTTTTGTCGCCACCATCGAAGAGTGCGTACGCGATGCCGACTTCATCCAGGAAAGCGCTCCGGAACGCCTTGAGCTGAAACTGGACCTGCACAGCAAAATCAGCGCGGCGGCCAAGCCCAATGCCCTGATCGGCTCCAGCACCTCGGGGCTGCTACCCAGCGAGTTCTACGAGAGTGCCACGCACCCGGAGCGCTGCGTGGTCGGTCACCCGTTCAACCCGGTGTACCTGCTGCCATTGGTGGAAGTGGTCGGCGGCAAGAACACCGCTCCTGAAGCCGTGCAGGCCGCCATGCAAGTCTACGAATCCCTGGGGATGCGCCCGCTGCATGTGCGCAAGGAAGTGCCGGGGTTCATCGCCGATCGCCTGCTCGAAGCGCTATGGCGCGAGGCGCTGCACCTGGTCAACGACGGCGTGGCGACCACCGGCGAAATCGACGACGCGATCCGCTTTGGCGCGGGCCTGCGCTGGTCGTTCATGGGCACCTTCCTCACCTACACCCTGGCCGGTGGTGACGCGGGCATGCGTCACTTCATGGCCCAGTTCGGCCCGGCCCTGCAGTTGCCCTGGACCTACCTGCCAGCGCCCGAGCTGACCGAAAAGCTGATCGACGACGTGGTCGATGGCACCAGCGAGCAACTGGGCTCACACAGCATTTCGGCGCTGGAGCGCTATCGTGATGATTGCCTGATGGCGGTGCTGGAGGCGGTGAAGGCGACCAAGGCCAAACATGGCATGAGTTTCAGCGAATAG
- a CDS encoding thioesterase family protein: MPTLTTYQTRIIPDWVDYNGHLRDAFYLLIFSYATDALMDRLGLDSNSREASGHSLFTLELHLNYLHEVKLDAEVEVRTQIIGHDSKRLHLYHSLHLVGDDKALAGNEQMLLHVDLAGPHATPFSETSLARLAAIVTEQADLSAPQYIGRVIALPTKK; this comes from the coding sequence ATGCCCACCCTCACCACCTACCAGACCCGCATCATCCCCGACTGGGTCGACTACAACGGCCACCTGCGCGACGCCTTCTACCTGCTGATCTTCAGCTACGCCACCGACGCCCTGATGGACCGACTCGGCCTCGACAGCAACAGCCGCGAAGCCAGCGGCCATTCGCTGTTCACCCTGGAGCTGCACCTCAATTACCTGCACGAAGTGAAGCTCGATGCCGAGGTCGAGGTGCGCACGCAGATCATCGGTCACGACAGCAAACGCCTGCACCTGTATCACAGCCTGCATCTCGTGGGCGACGACAAGGCACTGGCCGGCAACGAGCAGATGCTCTTGCACGTCGACCTCGCCGGCCCGCATGCCACGCCGTTCAGCGAAACTTCGCTGGCGCGGCTCGCAGCCATCGTCACCGAGCAGGCTGACCTGTCCGCCCCGCAATACATTGGCCGAGTGATCGCGTTACCGACAAAAAAATAA
- a CDS encoding gamma-butyrobetaine dioxygenase — protein MNTAAAFADFRTYPLISALGGVQALADRVVVTWADQRVSPFHHQWLRDNCPCTQCVYSVTREQVLEIVDVEADLKATNARVDEQGCLSIDWQDGHQSRFDPGWLRAHAYDDASRAERQAAKPGAKLWYSDLTLPVFDYQALMNDNHALLQWLLAVRDTGLTQVRGVPTEPGSLKLIAQRISFIRESNFGVLFNVQSKADADSNAYTAFNLPLHSDLPTRELQPGLQFLHCLVNDAEGGESIFVDGFAIAQALREEDPEAFQALCEIPVEFRNKDRHSDYRCLAPIIALNALGKVAEIRMANFLRGPFDASVEQMPRLYRAYRRFIAMTRESRFRLMQRLNPGELWCFDNRRTLHARNAFDPATGARHFQGCYVDRDELLSRILVLQR, from the coding sequence ATGAACACCGCCGCTGCGTTTGCCGACTTTCGTACGTATCCGTTGATCAGCGCGCTCGGTGGCGTGCAGGCCCTGGCCGATCGTGTCGTGGTGACCTGGGCCGACCAGCGTGTCAGCCCGTTCCATCATCAATGGCTGCGGGACAACTGCCCGTGCACACAATGCGTCTACAGCGTGACCCGCGAGCAGGTATTGGAAATCGTCGATGTCGAAGCGGACTTGAAGGCGACCAACGCCCGTGTCGACGAACAGGGTTGCCTGAGCATCGACTGGCAGGACGGCCATCAGAGCCGCTTCGATCCGGGATGGTTGCGCGCCCACGCCTACGACGATGCGTCGCGCGCCGAACGCCAGGCGGCCAAGCCCGGGGCGAAGCTCTGGTACAGCGACCTGACACTGCCGGTGTTCGACTATCAGGCGTTGATGAACGACAACCACGCCCTGCTGCAATGGTTGCTGGCGGTGCGCGATACCGGCCTGACCCAGGTACGCGGCGTGCCCACCGAGCCCGGTTCGCTGAAACTGATCGCGCAGCGGATTTCGTTCATCCGCGAGAGCAATTTCGGCGTGCTGTTCAACGTGCAATCCAAGGCCGATGCCGACAGCAACGCCTACACCGCTTTCAACCTGCCGCTGCACAGCGACCTGCCGACCCGCGAGCTGCAACCGGGGCTGCAATTCCTGCATTGCCTGGTCAACGATGCCGAAGGGGGTGAAAGCATCTTCGTCGACGGTTTTGCCATCGCCCAAGCGTTACGCGAGGAAGACCCCGAGGCGTTCCAGGCGCTGTGCGAGATCCCCGTGGAGTTTCGCAACAAGGACCGCCACAGCGACTACCGCTGCCTGGCACCGATCATCGCCTTGAACGCCCTGGGAAAGGTCGCGGAAATCCGCATGGCCAACTTCCTGCGCGGGCCGTTCGATGCCTCGGTGGAACAGATGCCCAGGCTGTACCGGGCCTATCGCCGGTTCATCGCCATGACCCGCGAGAGCCGGTTTCGACTGATGCAGCGGCTCAACCCCGGCGAGCTGTGGTGCTTCGACAACCGCCGCACGCTGCACGCGCGCAACGCGTTCGACCCGGCCACCGGAGCGCGGCATTTCCAGGGCTGTTATGTGGATCGCGATGAGCTGCTGTCGCGCATCCTGGTGTTGCAGCGGTAG
- a CDS encoding GlxA family transcriptional regulator codes for MTSFNSGAQPQNRAPQSIGFLLLDNFTLISLASAVEPLRMANQLSGRELYRWTTLTVDGGQVWASDGLQITPDASMHKAPAMDTIIVCGGIGIQRTVTREHVSWLQSQARQSKRLGAVCTGSWALACAGLLDGFDCSVHWECLASMQEAFPRVAMSTRLFTLDRNRFTSSGGTAPLDMMLHLISRDHGRELSAAISEMFVYERIRNEQDHQRVPLKHMLGTNQPKLQEIVALMEANLEEPIDLDELAVYVAVSRRQLERLFQKYLHCSPSRYYLKLRLIRARQLLKQTPMSIIEVASVCGFVSTPHFSKCYREYFGIPPRDERVGSNTTQQVALMPLPQALVLSPLSGPLSALSQARNESTFASVRL; via the coding sequence ATGACGTCGTTCAACTCCGGGGCTCAACCCCAGAACCGTGCGCCTCAATCCATCGGCTTTCTGCTGCTGGACAATTTCACGCTGATTTCCCTGGCCTCCGCCGTAGAACCCCTGCGCATGGCCAACCAATTGTCCGGTCGCGAGTTGTATCGCTGGACCACGCTCACCGTCGATGGCGGCCAGGTCTGGGCCAGTGACGGCCTGCAGATCACCCCTGACGCCTCCATGCACAAAGCCCCGGCCATGGACACCATCATTGTCTGCGGCGGTATCGGTATTCAACGCACCGTGACCCGTGAACACGTGTCATGGCTGCAAAGCCAGGCGCGCCAGTCCAAGCGCCTGGGCGCGGTCTGCACCGGCAGCTGGGCCCTGGCCTGCGCCGGCCTGCTCGACGGTTTCGATTGCAGCGTGCACTGGGAGTGCCTGGCCTCGATGCAGGAAGCCTTCCCGCGCGTGGCCATGAGCACCCGACTGTTCACCCTGGACCGTAACCGTTTCACCAGCTCCGGCGGCACCGCGCCGCTGGACATGATGCTGCACCTGATCAGCCGCGATCACGGCCGCGAACTGTCGGCCGCGATTTCCGAGATGTTCGTCTACGAGCGCATCCGCAACGAACAGGATCACCAGCGCGTACCGCTCAAGCACATGCTGGGCACCAACCAGCCGAAACTGCAGGAAATTGTCGCGCTGATGGAAGCCAACCTCGAGGAGCCGATCGACCTCGACGAACTGGCGGTGTACGTCGCCGTGTCCCGTCGCCAGCTCGAACGGCTGTTCCAGAAATACCTGCATTGCTCGCCGTCGCGTTACTACCTGAAGCTGCGCCTGATCCGTGCGCGGCAGCTGCTCAAGCAAACGCCGATGTCGATCATCGAAGTGGCGTCGGTCTGTGGCTTCGTGTCCACCCCGCACTTCTCCAAGTGCTACCGCGAATACTTCGGCATCCCGCCGCGTGACGAACGCGTCGGCTCCAACACCACCCAGCAGGTGGCACTGATGCCACTGCCGCAAGCGCTGGTGCTGTCGCCATTGTCCGGACCGCTGTCGGCGCTGAGCCAGGCGCGCAATGAGTCGACGTTTGCCAGTGTGAGGCTGTAA
- a CDS encoding L-serine ammonia-lyase, with amino-acid sequence MAISVFDLFKIGIGPSSSHTVGPMRAAALFVQGLREQGRLEQVRRVEVRLYGSLSATGIGHGSDNAVIMGLMGEWPDAIDPSQIGIRIATLRETDTLLLDGRLPVPFIWARDMLLIDENLPFHPNAMTLVAEGDDGELHRDTYYSVGGGFVVDEAQASSGVVDLDRTELPYDFSSAVELLELCKRHNLRVAELMMANERVWRSEEEIRAGLMKLWRAMQDCVEHGLKHEGILPGGLNVRRRAAKLHRSLQELNKPNVIGSTLSAMEWVNLYALAVNEENAAGGRMVTAPTNGAAGIIPAVLHYFMKFSEAVTDANVVDYFLGAAAVGILCKKNASISGAEVGCQGEVGSACAMAAAGLAEILGATPEQLCNAAEIGLEHNLGLTCDPVGGLVQVPCIERNAIAAVKAINAAQMALRGDGQHFISLDRVIRTMRDTGADMHDKYKETSRGGLAVSAVEC; translated from the coding sequence ATGGCTATCAGCGTTTTCGACCTGTTCAAAATCGGCATCGGTCCTTCCAGCTCGCACACCGTCGGGCCGATGCGCGCCGCCGCGCTGTTCGTGCAGGGTTTGCGCGAGCAGGGGCGGCTGGAACAGGTGCGGCGGGTCGAGGTCCGGTTGTATGGCTCGTTGTCGGCCACCGGCATCGGCCACGGTAGCGACAATGCGGTGATCATGGGCCTGATGGGCGAGTGGCCGGATGCGATCGACCCGTCGCAAATCGGCATCCGCATCGCCACCTTGCGCGAAACCGACACGCTGCTGCTCGACGGGCGCCTGCCGGTGCCGTTCATCTGGGCGCGGGACATGCTGCTTATAGATGAGAACCTGCCGTTTCACCCCAATGCCATGACCCTGGTGGCCGAGGGCGATGACGGCGAGCTGCATCGCGACACCTACTATTCCGTCGGCGGCGGCTTTGTCGTCGATGAGGCCCAGGCCAGCAGTGGCGTGGTCGACCTGGACCGCACCGAACTGCCTTACGACTTTTCCAGCGCCGTCGAGCTGCTGGAACTGTGCAAGCGCCACAACCTGCGGGTGGCCGAACTGATGATGGCCAATGAGCGGGTGTGGCGCAGCGAGGAAGAAATCCGCGCCGGCCTGATGAAACTCTGGCGGGCCATGCAGGATTGCGTCGAACACGGCCTCAAGCACGAGGGCATCCTGCCCGGCGGGCTGAATGTGCGCCGGCGCGCGGCCAAGTTGCACCGCAGTTTGCAGGAGCTGAACAAGCCCAACGTGATCGGCTCGACCTTGAGCGCCATGGAGTGGGTCAACCTGTATGCCCTGGCGGTCAACGAAGAAAACGCCGCCGGTGGGCGCATGGTCACGGCACCGACCAATGGCGCGGCAGGGATCATCCCGGCGGTGTTGCACTACTTCATGAAGTTCAGCGAGGCGGTGACGGACGCCAACGTGGTCGACTACTTCCTCGGTGCGGCGGCGGTGGGCATCCTGTGCAAGAAGAACGCCTCGATTTCCGGCGCCGAAGTCGGCTGCCAGGGTGAAGTCGGTTCCGCCTGCGCCATGGCGGCGGCGGGGCTGGCGGAAATCCTCGGCGCGACGCCGGAGCAATTGTGCAACGCCGCGGAAATCGGCCTGGAGCACAACCTCGGCCTGACCTGCGACCCGGTGGGCGGCCTGGTCCAGGTGCCGTGCATCGAGCGCAACGCGATTGCCGCGGTGAAGGCGATCAACGCCGCACAAATGGCTCTGCGTGGCGACGGCCAGCATTTCATCTCGCTGGACCGGGTGATCCGCACCATGCGCGATACCGGCGCGGACATGCATGACAAATATAAAGAGACATCGCGGGGTGGGTTGGCGGTGAGTGCGGTGGAGTGTTGA
- a CDS encoding choline ABC transporter substrate-binding protein has protein sequence MKGSPSLLLAAMLSLPLLAQAAEPAQCNTVNFSDVGWTDITATTATTSVVLNALGYKTKTTMISVPVTYKSLADGKNMDVFLGNWMPTMENDIKAYRDAGTVETVRTNLKGAKYTLAVPQALYDKGLHDFADIAKFKKELDGKIYGIEPGNDGNRLIQSMIDKNAFGLKDAGFKVVESSEAGMLSQVDRAQKRDTAVVFLGWAPHPMNKRFKIQYLTGGDDFFGPDFGAATVATNTRKGYAEECSNVGQLLKNLEFTVDMESELMGNILDDKMKPDAAAKAWLKKNPQVLDTWLAGVTTTDGKPGLEAVKAKLNQP, from the coding sequence ATGAAAGGTTCCCCGTCGTTGTTGTTGGCCGCCATGCTCAGCCTGCCGTTATTGGCACAAGCTGCAGAACCCGCACAATGCAATACCGTGAACTTCTCCGATGTCGGCTGGACCGACATCACCGCGACAACCGCCACCACCAGCGTCGTGCTCAACGCCCTGGGCTACAAGACCAAGACCACGATGATTTCCGTGCCGGTGACCTACAAGTCCCTGGCCGACGGCAAGAACATGGACGTTTTCCTCGGCAACTGGATGCCGACCATGGAAAACGACATCAAGGCCTACCGCGACGCCGGCACTGTGGAAACCGTGCGCACCAACCTCAAGGGCGCCAAGTACACCCTCGCCGTGCCCCAGGCTCTGTACGACAAAGGCCTGCATGATTTTGCCGACATCGCCAAGTTCAAGAAGGAACTGGACGGCAAGATCTACGGCATCGAGCCCGGCAACGACGGCAACCGCCTGATCCAGAGCATGATCGACAAGAACGCCTTTGGCCTCAAAGACGCCGGCTTCAAGGTCGTCGAGTCCAGCGAAGCGGGCATGCTGTCGCAGGTCGACCGCGCACAGAAACGCGACACCGCCGTGGTCTTCCTCGGCTGGGCGCCGCATCCGATGAACAAACGCTTCAAGATCCAGTACCTCACCGGCGGCGACGACTTCTTTGGCCCGGATTTCGGTGCCGCCACCGTGGCGACCAACACCCGCAAGGGTTACGCCGAGGAATGCAGCAACGTGGGCCAACTGCTGAAAAACCTGGAGTTCACGGTCGACATGGAAAGCGAACTCATGGGCAACATCCTGGACGACAAGATGAAGCCTGACGCGGCCGCCAAAGCCTGGCTGAAAAAGAACCCACAGGTGCTCGATACCTGGCTCGCTGGCGTGACCACCACTGACGGTAAACCTGGCCTGGAGGCCGTGAAAGCCAAGCTCAACCAGCCTTGA
- the choW gene encoding choline ABC transporter permease subunit: protein MLIDQKIPLGQYIAGFVEWLTQHGANTFDAIAVSLETMIHGVTFALTWFNPLVLIGLIALLAHFIQRKWGLTVFVIASFLLILNLGYWQETMETLAQVLFATLVCVVIGVPLGIIAAHKPMFFTLMRPVLDLMQTVPTFVYLIPTLTLFGLGVVPGLISTVVFAIAAPIRLTYLGIRDVPQELMDAGKAFGCSRRQLLTRIELPHAMPSIAAGITQCIMLSLSMVVIAALVGADGLGKPVVNALNTADIALGFEAGLAIVLLAIMLDRICKQPDAKVGGDA, encoded by the coding sequence ATGCTGATTGATCAGAAAATACCTCTAGGCCAGTACATTGCAGGCTTCGTTGAATGGTTGACGCAACACGGCGCCAACACCTTCGACGCCATCGCCGTGTCACTGGAAACGATGATCCACGGCGTGACGTTTGCGCTCACCTGGTTCAACCCGCTGGTCTTGATCGGGCTTATCGCGCTACTGGCGCATTTCATCCAACGCAAATGGGGCCTGACCGTCTTCGTCATCGCTTCCTTTCTACTGATCCTCAATCTGGGTTACTGGCAGGAGACCATGGAAACCCTCGCCCAGGTGCTGTTCGCCACCTTGGTCTGCGTGGTCATCGGCGTGCCGCTGGGCATTATTGCCGCGCACAAACCGATGTTCTTTACCCTCATGCGACCGGTACTCGATCTGATGCAGACCGTACCGACCTTCGTATACCTCATTCCTACCCTGACCCTCTTCGGGCTGGGTGTGGTCCCAGGCCTGATTTCGACGGTGGTGTTTGCGATTGCCGCGCCCATCCGCCTGACCTACCTGGGTATCCGCGATGTGCCACAGGAACTGATGGACGCCGGCAAGGCCTTCGGCTGCTCGCGACGTCAACTGCTGACCAGGATCGAACTGCCCCACGCCATGCCGAGCATCGCGGCGGGCATCACCCAGTGCATCATGCTGTCGTTGTCGATGGTGGTGATCGCGGCACTGGTGGGCGCCGACGGACTCGGCAAACCGGTGGTCAACGCACTGAACACTGCTGATATCGCCCTGGGCTTCGAAGCCGGCCTGGCGATCGTACTGCTGGCGATCATGCTCGACCGTATCTGCAAACAACCCGACGCCAAAGTAGGGGGTGACGCATGA
- the choV gene encoding choline ABC transporter ATP-binding protein, whose protein sequence is MSIIRFEDVDVIFTKDPREALKLLDQGMTRNEILKKTGQIVGVEKASLDIEKGEICVLMGLSGSGKSSLLRCINGLNTVSRGKLFVEHEGRQIDIASCTAAELKMMRTKRIAMVFQKFALMPWLTVRENISFGLEMQGRPEKDRKKLVDEKLELVGLTQWRNKKPDELSGGMQQRVGLARALAMDADILLMDEPFSALDPLIRQGLQDELLELQRKLSKTIVFVSHDLDEALKLGSRIAIMKDGRIIQYSKPEEIVLNPADDYVRTFVAHTNPLNVLCGRSLMRTLDNCKRINGSVCLDPGGDSWLDLAEGNTIKGARQNGSTLDLQNWAPGQAVEGLGRRPTLVDSSIGMRDALQIRYQTGNKLVLHDNNKVVGILGDSELYHALLGKNLG, encoded by the coding sequence ATGAGCATAATTCGCTTCGAAGACGTCGATGTAATCTTCACCAAGGATCCACGCGAGGCGCTCAAGCTGCTGGATCAGGGCATGACCCGTAACGAGATCCTGAAAAAGACCGGGCAGATCGTCGGCGTGGAAAAGGCCAGCCTGGACATCGAGAAAGGTGAAATCTGCGTGCTGATGGGCCTGTCCGGTTCCGGCAAGTCCAGCCTGCTGCGCTGCATCAACGGCCTCAACACCGTCAGCCGCGGCAAGCTGTTCGTCGAGCACGAAGGCCGGCAGATCGACATTGCCTCCTGCACCGCCGCCGAGCTGAAGATGATGCGCACCAAGCGCATTGCCATGGTGTTCCAGAAGTTCGCCCTGATGCCCTGGCTGACGGTGCGCGAGAACATCAGCTTCGGCCTGGAAATGCAGGGCCGCCCGGAAAAGGACCGCAAGAAACTGGTCGATGAAAAACTCGAACTGGTGGGCCTGACCCAATGGCGCAACAAGAAGCCCGACGAGCTCTCCGGCGGCATGCAGCAGCGTGTCGGCCTGGCCCGCGCGCTGGCGATGGACGCTGACATCCTGTTGATGGACGAACCGTTCTCGGCCCTCGACCCGCTGATCCGCCAGGGTCTGCAGGACGAACTGCTGGAACTGCAACGCAAGCTGAGCAAGACCATCGTGTTCGTCAGCCACGACCTCGACGAGGCCCTGAAGCTGGGCAGCCGCATCGCGATCATGAAAGACGGGCGGATCATCCAGTACAGCAAGCCGGAAGAAATCGTGCTGAACCCGGCGGACGACTACGTGCGTACCTTTGTCGCCCACACCAACCCGCTGAACGTGTTGTGCGGCCGCAGCCTGATGCGCACCCTGGACAACTGCAAACGCATCAACGGCTCGGTGTGCCTCGACCCGGGTGGCGACTCCTGGCTGGACCTGGCCGAAGGCAACACCATCAAGGGTGCCCGCCAGAACGGCTCGACCCTGGACCTGCAGAACTGGGCGCCGGGGCAAGCAGTGGAAGGCCTGGGCCGCCGACCGACGCTGGTGGATTCGAGCATCGGCATGCGCGATGCGTTGCAGATCCGCTACCAGACCGGCAACAAGCTGGTGCTGCACGACAACAACAAGGTGGTGGGGATTCTTGGCGACAGCGAGCTGTATCACGCGTTGCTGGGCAAGAACCTGGGGTAA
- a CDS encoding BCCT family transporter: protein MFYTSTALILLLTAILIIAPQEAGRMLGTAQAWLSRSFGWYYMVVIAAYLIFVVGLAFSSYGKLKLGSKDDTPDFSYGAWAGMLFSSGIGISLLYFGASEPLDHFFNPPEGVAGSNQAARQAVQVTFLHWGLHGWAIYALVGLAVAYFAYRHNQPLALRSALYPLVGERWVKGAAGHAVDGFGMFVTLLGLVTNLGIGSLQVSSGLENLFGMQHSNTNLLIVIIVMSTVATIAAVSGVENGIRRLSNLNIILFSGLLIFVLLFGPTLHLLNGFVQNIGDYLNGVVLKTFDLYVYTGDSAKSDRWLGLWTLFYWAWWISWAPFVGMFIARISRGRTVRELVAGVLLIPLGFTLAWLSIFGNSALDLVMNHGAVELGKTALEQPSMAIYQLLEHYPASKVVIGVSIFVGFVLFLTPADSGAVMMANLSCKGGTVDEDAPHWLRIFWSVVITLVTIGLLFAGNFEAMQTMVVLAGLPFSVVLVCFMFGLHKAMRQDQQAELEQAELAARSRRGFNELLTELDMEPSRAAVSRDGVSA from the coding sequence GTGTTCTACACCTCGACCGCGCTGATCCTGTTGTTGACCGCCATCCTGATCATCGCCCCCCAGGAGGCGGGGCGAATGCTCGGTACAGCGCAAGCCTGGCTGTCGCGCAGCTTCGGCTGGTACTACATGGTGGTGATCGCCGCCTACCTGATTTTTGTCGTCGGCCTGGCGTTTTCCTCCTACGGCAAACTGAAACTGGGCAGCAAGGACGATACCCCGGACTTCAGCTATGGCGCCTGGGCGGGGATGCTGTTTTCCTCGGGCATCGGCATTTCGCTGTTGTACTTTGGCGCTTCCGAGCCGCTGGACCATTTCTTCAACCCGCCCGAGGGCGTGGCCGGCAGCAACCAGGCAGCGCGCCAGGCGGTGCAGGTGACGTTCCTGCATTGGGGCCTGCATGGTTGGGCGATCTATGCGCTGGTCGGGTTGGCCGTGGCCTACTTTGCCTACCGGCACAACCAGCCGCTGGCGCTGCGTTCGGCGCTGTACCCGCTGGTGGGCGAGCGCTGGGTCAAGGGCGCGGCCGGGCACGCGGTGGACGGCTTCGGCATGTTCGTCACGCTGCTGGGGCTGGTGACGAACCTGGGGATCGGTTCGCTGCAAGTGTCGTCGGGCCTGGAAAACCTGTTCGGCATGCAGCACAGCAACACCAACCTGCTGATCGTGATCATCGTGATGAGCACCGTGGCGACCATCGCTGCCGTGTCGGGCGTGGAAAACGGCATTCGCCGCCTGTCCAACCTCAACATCATCCTGTTCAGCGGCCTGCTGATCTTCGTGCTGCTGTTTGGCCCGACCCTGCACCTGCTCAACGGCTTCGTGCAGAACATCGGCGACTACCTCAACGGTGTGGTGCTCAAGACTTTCGACCTGTACGTCTACACCGGCGACAGCGCCAAGTCCGACCGCTGGCTGGGCCTGTGGACCCTGTTCTACTGGGCCTGGTGGATTTCCTGGGCGCCATTCGTAGGCATGTTCATCGCGCGCATTTCCCGTGGTCGCACCGTGCGTGAACTGGTGGCCGGCGTGCTGCTGATTCCGTTGGGCTTCACCCTGGCGTGGCTGTCGATCTTCGGCAACTCGGCGCTGGACCTGGTGATGAACCACGGCGCGGTCGAACTGGGCAAAACCGCACTGGAACAGCCGTCCATGGCGATCTACCAGTTGCTGGAGCATTACCCGGCGTCGAAAGTGGTGATCGGCGTGTCGATCTTCGTCGGCTTCGTGCTGTTCCTGACCCCGGCGGATTCCGGCGCGGTGATGATGGCCAACCTTTCCTGCAAGGGCGGCACCGTCGACGAAGACGCCCCGCACTGGCTGCGGATCTTCTGGTCGGTGGTGATCACCCTGGTGACCATCGGCCTGCTGTTCGCCGGCAACTTCGAAGCCATGCAGACCATGGTGGTATTGGCTGGTTTGCCGTTCTCGGTGGTGCTGGTGTGTTTCATGTTCGGCTTGCACAAGGCCATGCGCCAGGACCAGCAGGCGGAACTGGAGCAGGCCGAACTGGCGGCGCGCAGTCGTCGTGGGTTCAACGAGTTGCTGACCGAGCTGGACATGGAGCCTTCGCGAGCGGCGGTGAGTCGTGATGGGGTTTCTGCCTGA